A genome region from Triticum aestivum cultivar Chinese Spring chromosome 2B, IWGSC CS RefSeq v2.1, whole genome shotgun sequence includes the following:
- the LOC123044703 gene encoding rab3 GTPase-activating protein catalytic subunit, whose amino-acid sequence MHQLTPPPPASSTSLVSRARTAIHSAAARAERVLTDIKADLRDADGSSGHRTPSPRTSMDRQVDAEAAASASGQAPDVKPPPDEVPEVIPSADEEGLKIEAGSTSSSNLSFPPASIVKQLIAAIEDGKRFSSMNDMKFNGDQYLKEKGGLSLSVVKSLVRREKEERSSSEFFGDDETKSLMYSLFKFAEECPHDESQCAPELLHSASLSRDIHGAPPGSFVHHLGEIIGSISSVHKMAFFWQSVIVELKKLWSDEQPVPRMSLNAAPDLNCCLLYQEIQVINCCIARKKRRKAAKETLDSLLKQECIDNSNPRYSNGDSRDSGIYASNSSGDHVLRLGVDCASGNLTLLETGEPVYSPILQEGPIMTAELIKETEELVLRTGSVGAGCSQLLSDMQAFKAANPGCVLEDFIRWHSPPDWSEDCAASNATVGEGSSRRGRLSDRMQTKEGNLWKELWEAAKPIPAVEQTPLYDEDLAVESIFGALEVIEPAKLFQQLLSVILSVCFVAAESVLSADSNLSKLFYDCKDYIIGIYQDDMSKEKLDEICKVYETMEAIVTHPEDALQITEQPDEKSAENKNRFKLKLNFTGKDRQSLWKRVAKDEKKTSPNDEKKSPEEKNTNFFSNLRERKAALFSKKNTKASELPSAPPPSALGPFDESEWTIL is encoded by the exons ATGCACCAGCTGACTCCTCCTCCCCCCGCGTCGTCGACGTCGCTCGTGTCGCGGGCGCGCACGGCGAtccactccgccgccgcccgcgccgagcGCGTGCTCACCGACATTAAGGCCGACCTCCGAG ATGCGGACGGATCCAGCGGGCACAGGACGCCGTCGCCCAGGACCTCGATGGATCGGCAGGTCGACGCCGAAGCGGCCGCCTCCGCCTCGGGTCAGGCGCCGGACGTGAAGCCTCCGCCTGATGAG GTCCCTGAAGTAATCCCCTCAGCAGACGAGGAGGGCTTGAAGATAGAAGCCGGGTCAACTTCTTCATCTAACCTGTCCTTTCCTCCAGCTTCAATAGTTAAACAGTTGATTGCAGCCATTGA AGATGGAAAAAGATTCAGTTCAATGAATGATATGAAGTTCAATGGTGACCAATATCTGAAAGAGAAGGGTGGCTTGAGCTTGTCTGTTGTTAAGTCACTTGTTCGCCGTGAAAAGGAGGAAAGATCTAGTTCTGAATTTTTTGGTGACGACGAAACAAAATCCTTGATGTACTCGTTGTTCAAATTTG CGGAAGAGTGCCCCCACGACGAAAGTCAGTGTGCCCCAGAATTACTTCATTCAGCATCTTTGTCCAGGGATATCCATGGTGCACCACCTGGAAGCTTTGTTCATCACTTGGGAGAGATTATTGGCAGCATTAGTTCTGTGCACAAGATGGCATTTTTTTGGCAATCTGTAATTGTTGAG TTGAAGAAACTATGGTCTGATGAGCAACCAGTGCCTCGAATGTCATTAAATGCTGCCCCGGACTTGAATTGCTGTTTACTATATCAGGAGATACAAGTTATAAATTGCTGCATTGCCAGGAAAAAACGAAGAAAAGCAGCAAAGGAGACACTTGATTCCTTGCTAAAACAGGAATGTATTGATAACTCAAATCCCAGGTATTCAAATGGAGATTCTCGTGATAGTGGGATTTACGCAAGCAATAGCAGTGGTGATCATGTTCTTCGGCTTGGTGTTGACTGTGCATCCGGGAACTTAACACTGTTAGAAACTGGTGAGCCTGTATATTCTCCTATTCTGCAG GAAGGCCCTATTATGACAGCAGAGCTCATAAAAGAAACAGAGGAACTTGTCTTACGGACAGGAAG TGTTGGTGCTGGCTGTTCTCAGCTTTTATCAGATATGCAGGCGTTCAAG GCTGCAAACCCGGGATGTGTCCTTGAAGATTTCATTAGGTGGCACTCTCCACCTGACTGGTCTGAAGATTGTGCAGCAAGCAATGCAACAGTAGGGGAGGGCTCATCTAGACGTGGCCGGCTAAGTGACAGAATGCAAACAAAAG AAGGAAATTTGTGGAAGGAATTGTGGGAAGCAGCAAAACCTATACCTGCTGTTGAACAAACTCCGCTATATGATGAAGATTTAGCTGT GGAGAGCATATTTGGTGCCTTGGAAGTTATTGAACCAGCAAAACTGTTTCAGCAGCTACTCTCAGTCATT CTTTCTGTATGCTTCGTAGCAGCTGAATCAGTGCTATCAGCAGACAGTAATCTGTCAAAATTATTCTACGATTGTAAAGACTACATCATTGGCATTTACCAAGATGACATGTCAAAAGAAAAGCTGGATGAGATCTGCAAG GTTTACGAGACGATGGAGGCCATAGTAACCCATCCTGAAGACGCTCTTCAGATCACGGAGCAACCTGACGAGAAGTCTGCCGAGAATAAGAACCGCTTCAAGCTCAAGCTGAATTTCACCGGCAAAGATCGCCAGTCTCTGTGGAAGCGTGTAGCCAAGGATGAGAAGAAAACATCGCCAAATGATGAGAAAAAATCACCGGAAGAAAAGAATACAAATTTTTTCTCGAACCTTCGCGAGAGGAAGGCCGCCCTATTTTCGAAAAAGAACACAAAAGCTTCAGAGTTGCCATCGGCGCCCCCACCATCAGCGTTGGGTCCATTTGACGAGAGCGAATGGACGATTTTGTAG